The stretch of DNA CCCGCCGAAAAATGATGTGTGACCATTTATCGACATTGTGCCCCCACAACTCACCCACTTCCGTATCGTGCAGTACGGTCCGGCCATCTCCCAGACAGAACATAATCGCCTCGATCGGCGTACCGACCAGTTCATCGACACCGGCTTCGTACTCCTCCTTCTGCATGGGAGGTTCGTACATGTAAATCAGCGGATGACGACCGTCGTGATAAAACATGAACCGCGGTGGCTGTCGTTTGACCTTTTCGACGTCCTTCGAATCGTCGGAGACCGCTGCATCAGCGACAGTACCGCTGACCACGCCGGCAGCAACGGCGGTTTTCATAAACTCACGTCGAAATATCACGGTGTGGATACCTTTGGAATGATTGAAACTGTCCCGATCGGATTCAGGCGTCAAAGGAGCTGTTCCAGGTCCGTCACTGCAGCAGCGCCCGTTCGCACAGTCGTTCTCAGCGATTTATTTCCCCGTGGGGTGAACTTACTACTTTATCTCACTCGAATGGGATCGCGATGCATTCTGTTGCGCTCGATACCTTTGCCGGCTAGAACCTCACGAGTGAATTTGATCATGATGGGAGGTCCGGCCATGTAGGCTTCTGCCTTGAATGGTTCGGTAAAATGCTCGTCCAGTACGGTGTTGATATATCCTGTCTTTCCCTGCCAGGCATCAGTTTCCTGCGGATGCGACAGGGCCGGGACATAGTGAAACCCGGTTTTGGTCTTACTCCATTCGGTAAACTGTTCATGCAGAATCAGATCTCTCCGGCTGCGCACGCCCAGAAACAGGTAAATATCCTGCTGCTCGTTGACTTTGTTTTCGAACCAGTAATTCAGCAGACACACGAACGGAGAAATTCCAACGCCTCCGGCGATCAACAGAACCGGACGATCGAATTCGTTGCGGGAATTAAGTCTTCCGCCGGGGTTGCTGAGCGCCACCATGTCACCAACCGACAGATGTTGGTGAACGAACGTGGAGACAACTCCGGGAGGAACATCTTTGTCGGGTGGAGAATCGTAGTGCTTGATAATGACATCAAACTGGGACTGATTGGAAGGACTTGAGGCGAAAGAATAGGGGCGATACACGGACTGATGGGTCGTACCGTAACGAGCGTTGAATTCATTGATGTAATCGGCCGGTGGTTTGAGTAACACGTATTGCCCGGCTGCAAACTCGAACGATTCCGGCTGCGTTGGCTTTAGGCGGATCCTTTTGATGTTGTGGTTCAGTTGTTCGATACGGACCACTTCGGCCTGATGTGGAAATTTGCGTTGATTCGAATCTGTTTCTGTATTCGTATCCTCAGAACCAGCGACCGCAGTGACGTCAGTCCACATCGGTCCGGCAACACATGCTGCCAGACCACCCTTCACAAAATCACGTCGAAGAATCACAGTTCTTCCTTTCCGGAGTCATATTTCACATGGAATTCGACATGCTGAACGACCAGTGGCGGTCGAATTCGTGGATCGCGTTTCTGTAACCGGACCTGCACCTGGTGTATTCCCGGTTCTGCAGCTGCCGGATCCAGTGGCCACACCAGCCAGCTGGACTCATCAACGTCTGACGGGTTGAGCGGGTCCTCGGCCTTCGCGTTCCGGATGTCGGGTTGACCCAGCGTCAGTCCGTCAAGTTTCACCTGGACACGATCGGATGAGACAAAATGGTCGAGTTTGATTCTCAGGTCGATCTGTTGCAGGCGTTGTGCTGACGATCCCTGCGACACGTTGTCGAAAATCCCAATTCGGAACACAGGACCGTCAGCGGTGAGGGTAGGGTAAAGTGCCACAGGAGTTTCGCCGTTGATACGATCGTGCAGATCAGCCCGGGCCCAGTCTCCCGTGTCACGGATCAGTCGATGGACAGCGGAAAAGACCTTGTTCGTTCCACGCAGTGTCTGCTGACTACCGATTTGAGTGAGCAGGTCCCGACGAGTTCTTTCATTTGCATGCCAGTTGAATACATACATGCCGTGGGCGCCGCGTGCCCAGTAGCCCTGGGATGTTCCGCGAAACCAGTCACGCTGCCATTCATCGCGAGGCTTTAATCCGTCATGAGTTCCCCAGAATCCGCCGTCAAAGCCACCATAGAACCTGACGGGGGTTCCCTGAACGAGGTTCAGAAAATTTTCGACTTCAACGCCGGGATCGCTGCCCGCTCCTCCGCCTGCCGTGATGATGTCACACAGGTCTTCCCGGATCCAGGTTTCCAGGTCATATCCGATATGCCGGCACGACTCTAAAGTTGTGGCAACACGTACAGCCACCGGGAACGGTTTGTTGCGTTTGTCGGCTATCCTACTGGTGTGCTGTCGAACGGCACGTTGCAGGTCCGTCAGCACGTATCGCAGACGCCATGCGTCGTCGGCAGGCAAATGAAATGCGTGACGCTGCCAGTCCAGTTCCACACCGTCCCAGTCCGCCAGAGCCAGCGCCTCCTGGATGTATTCAAACCGGTGTTCCCGGACTTCCGGAATTGCCATGTTCCAGGAAGCCGCAAACCATGGAGGAGCCTGGTCAGCGCCCAGGCACCATTCCGGGTGGTCCCTGCGAAGCTGAGTCAACCCGTCCAGGTCCGCGTTCGATAGCTCGTCAAGCTGAAGGCCACGGAAGTGATTGTCGTTCATCCGGATGGAGACGTAGACGTCAATCCCCAGTTCATGGCCTCGGCGAACCATTGCTGCGTAGGGATTTTCACCCCGTTCAATCATGGCACGAATGTTCTCATTGTGCCGCATGGCATTGGCCGAACTGTACACCCGATGCTGGTTGTCGCCGACAGTCGGAAGAGATTCAGAATTCCAGGTGGCTTCGTGTTCCCCCACGCAAAAAAACAGTGCCTCAACCTGAGTCTCTTTGAGAGGGGCAAAGGTCTTGTCGAGAAACTGCTCCAGCGACTGTGGAAAATCAGAGTAACCGTGGGGTGCTCCGTCCCAGTTGTAGATGACCTGGTATTGCGGCGGTGCCGGTCGACGTTGTTGTGACCGCTGTTCTGCGGATTGTGCTGTCAAACAGTGCAGGAATACCAGGCTGGCGGCGAGAACGCCGCCGGGACTGCGGGACAGAAACGTTTTTCGATTCTGTGGTCTCACGTTCTTTCCCCCCTGGCATCCGATGAACCCTGTCGCGCAACACCGACTGTTTCGTCTGACGACCGTGCTGACTCGAAACAGGAGCCAACAACAGCTTCGACGGACAGGCCAATCCGCCACCAACTAAAATTTAATCTCGCTCGCGGTCAGGAATCACTGTTGCCTGCCGCGTTTTCGTCACTTTGCGGTTTGCCGACAGCGTCACCGCCAAGCCAGCGATAGGGGCGAGGCATCAGCGTCAGAGAGCGATCCTTCAGTGGTAAGCTGACGGCCTGACTGCCCAGCATGGCAGATTGTTTCGCAGCGATGGCAACTTCCAGCGCCTGACGCAAATCATGTCCGGAAACAAACAATTCGTTTTCGTTATTAGTTTCCACCGCTTTCACAAAGGATTGAATTGAGGCAACCAGATAGTTGTCCCCGGCTCGCAGCGGTGGAGCATTGAGTATTTCAGGCCACGGGAAGGGCGTGTATTCGGGATCGATCTCCTTGCGTACACCATTGGCATCGCGCCCTTTAAAAATCCGCGGAGAATTCCAGCTCCAGCTGACCATCGCATCTTCGGTCCACACGTCCACTCCACTGCGATTTCGCCGTTCGCCGTACTTTTGTTCCAGACCAAATACCTGGCAGTCGATACCGGTGCTGAGTCGGAAACGTCCATTGATGTTCAAACCACTGTCGTCTTTGTCGGCCTTGAGCGCTTCCGGTGGGCTTCCCCAGGCAATCACTTCATCAATTTCTGCGCCGGCAAGAAGTCTCAGTACAGAGATATGCTGGCATCCGCCTCCGGATATTTCCCCTCCCCAACCGTGAACTGCGGCGCCCTGAATCGTTCCCAGTTCGCCGGAGTGAAGCTTTTGGGCCGCCTGTTGCACATTCCATTTGGCTCGCTGCAGATTCCCACCGGCAAAAATAACATTATTATGTCTGCAGGCATCGACCATCGCATCTGCGTCAGACAGCCGTGCGGCAATCGGTTTATCCGTTGACACACCTTTTACCCCGGCCTCGGCGCTCTTCACCACGGCTTCTTTCATGAATTTGGTCGGTGTGATCACGGCGACGATATCCGGCACGTAGTCGGCCAGCATTGTATTGACGTCTTTATACAGCCGGTCTACGTTGAAGCGTTCGCCGACGACGGGGCGACGCTCGTCATTCCACTCGGCGATGGCGGTCAGTTCCGTATTGGGAAGCCGTCGATAGACCTCGGCGAAGTACTGCCCCATCCGGCCGCAACCGACAATAGCCACTTCAAGTTTCTTTGCACCACGGGAACTCACCGATGCGTCAGCAGCTGTCTGAATTGACCCCGCGGCTGCCGCCGTTGCCGCACAGCTGTTCGCCAGGAATGTTCGTCTGTCCATTTGTTGCCTCTTTGATTCACTGACTTAGTCGTCGAGATTTATCTGAAAGCCTGCAAAATTTGATAGTAACCAGCCCGGAACCCTCTGTCTATTCTGCGAACTTGAAAGATCGGATGTCTGTTCCAGTGACGTAAGGTTGTTGTTTGGTGACTCGGTGGGCGTTTCTCTTTTTTGTCAGCAGGAGGGATCATGTTCGGGAACCCCGAGAGGGAATGCTCTGCAACACATGGTCGGATTACGTTCAGACAAAGGTTGTGTACCAGTCTGTTAGTGGATCCTGACCGGTTAGCCGAATCCTCGGTCCCTCAACCGGCGGTTTATGTGTCAACAGTAGACCGGTAGTTCAGTCAGTGCCCGCACGCCCATGGTTTCGCGGCGGTGAAGACGGTCGCCGGCCCGACGTATATTAGGAACCTGTTTTACGATCTCACGAAGCGTGATTTCCATTTCGATTCGTGCCAGGGGGCCGCCAATGCAAAAGTGCGGGCCCCAGCCAAAACTGACGTGTTTGTTGGGTGCGCGTTCGATATCAAATCGGTCCGGGTCGGGAAATTGCTCCGGATCGCGGTTGGCCGACAGCAGGACCAGTACCACCGTGTCACCGGCTGCGATCGCCGTGTCGCGAATCGTAATGTTCTCCTTTGCCTGGCGGACGCCGCGCGTGACAGAATTATCGTACCGCAGCATTTCTTCGACCGCCCCATCGACTTTACCGTCAATGTCAGCTTTGAGTTTTTCAAATTGCTCGGGGTTGTCGAAAAATCCGATCATCCCGTTAGCGATGACGTTGGTGGTGGTTTCGTGACCGGCGATAAACAGAAAGACGCACAGTGCCAGTAACTCGTCGTGTGTCAGCCGATCGCCCTGGTCTTCCGCAGCCACCAGAGCGCTGAGTAAATCGTTTTGTGGAACACGCCGGCGTTCGGCCGTCAGTTCGTCGAACATGATCCTAAGGTTTGCCAGCGCCTGATTTGCCGATTCGGCATAGCCGCGGAGTCTGGGGCCACCTCGAGTCGAAAAATTCATCACGCCTTCCGACCATTCAAGGTAGGAATTGCGATGTGCCGACGGGATGCCCATCATCTCACAGATCACGTCAGCCGGAAACGGATAGCAGTAGTCCCGGTGAAAATCCATTTTTCCGCCCTGGGCTGCATGAGCCAGTCGTTCAGCGGCCTGCTTTTCGATCCGTGGACGAAGTGCCTTCAGCATCTGAGGGGAAAAGGCCTGGTTGATCAGCCGCCGCAATCGTGTGTGGTCGGGAGCGTCCAGCAGGATGATCCAGTGGGACAGGTGATCCAGCAGCGGCTGGACCTGCTGGCGCTGCTGGTTCTCCAGAGCCTGAGTGTACATTTTCATGCGGTTGGACGAGAGCCGCGGATCGCGCAGACCGGCGAACACGTCGTCATACCGCGTCACCAGCCACAGGTTCATTGGCTCGCACCAGTGCACCGGATCCTCTTCCCGCAGTCGTTGCAGCAAAGGGTACGGATTCTGCAGACGTTCTTCACAGAACGCCTGGTAGTCCGGATCAGTTGTCAGTGTGGCAGCCATGTTGATTCTGAGTTACCTCCGACCGTAGTTTAGCGAACGCAGAGGTCAGATGGCAGACCGCAGTCGACACACTCCAGACGGTACCGCGTCCAGGAACCCGTCCGGATAACTGATTTCTCAGCTGATGTGATTGACGTGATGATGCAGCAGAGTTTTGGTGAATTCCGGACAAAATCGTCAGAGGTCCGTGATCCCAAACATAGGTCACAAGTGTCCACAGCGTCGCAGGGATTTGATGAACTGCCCAGGAACAGGATGAAGAAAGACGGAGATCCACTGTCTTGTCAGCTCAAAGACATTCAGAGCATTGTTTTTCAGACGTGTGATGCGGCATGGGTTCAGCAACCACAGGTAAGCTGCTTAGGTCTGGTGGGATGGTGCAAAAACAGTCCGCGAAAATCGGGCTCGGCGATGCCGCGCATCCTCTGGTAAACTGTTATCGTTACGAAGGTATGATTCTGTTTGCCTGTCTGATTCAGTTCACTCCCCGGAAGGTCACAGACTCGCGGAATACAGCGGCCATAGTTGGTTCCCGCTTTTTCGTAGATCATTTGATCTGTCGGACTGTCGGGAGATCGCGGTTCTTTATCTTCCGGCCGATGTTCGGTTTGAGAACATTGTGATACGAAGAGATTTGTGAGTCGTCCGGTATTTCGCCGATGCCGCCCTGCGATGTTCCGGCTGCATCAGTCCTGAGAATCAGTTCCTGAGGTTTACGGGACAGTGGTGTCTTGGCGTTTGCCATGATCGACAGGGACGCGTATTCGGACGCATCCCCAATCAGCAGGCCGCCGATCAGCTGTGTACCGCTCTGATTGAACAGCAGTTTTTTGTACGTGCCGGAAACGGGGTCTTCGAAAGTC from Fuerstiella sp. encodes:
- a CDS encoding FAD-binding oxidoreductase; this translates as MILRRDFVKGGLAACVAGPMWTDVTAVAGSEDTNTETDSNQRKFPHQAEVVRIEQLNHNIKRIRLKPTQPESFEFAAGQYVLLKPPADYINEFNARYGTTHQSVYRPYSFASSPSNQSQFDVIIKHYDSPPDKDVPPGVVSTFVHQHLSVGDMVALSNPGGRLNSRNEFDRPVLLIAGGVGISPFVCLLNYWFENKVNEQQDIYLFLGVRSRRDLILHEQFTEWSKTKTGFHYVPALSHPQETDAWQGKTGYINTVLDEHFTEPFKAEAYMAGPPIMIKFTREVLAGKGIERNRMHRDPIRVR
- a CDS encoding Gfo/Idh/MocA family oxidoreductase codes for the protein MDRRTFLANSCAATAAAAGSIQTAADASVSSRGAKKLEVAIVGCGRMGQYFAEVYRRLPNTELTAIAEWNDERRPVVGERFNVDRLYKDVNTMLADYVPDIVAVITPTKFMKEAVVKSAEAGVKGVSTDKPIAARLSDADAMVDACRHNNVIFAGGNLQRAKWNVQQAAQKLHSGELGTIQGAAVHGWGGEISGGGCQHISVLRLLAGAEIDEVIAWGSPPEALKADKDDSGLNINGRFRLSTGIDCQVFGLEQKYGERRNRSGVDVWTEDAMVSWSWNSPRIFKGRDANGVRKEIDPEYTPFPWPEILNAPPLRAGDNYLVASIQSFVKAVETNNENELFVSGHDLRQALEVAIAAKQSAMLGSQAVSLPLKDRSLTLMPRPYRWLGGDAVGKPQSDENAAGNSDS
- a CDS encoding cytochrome P450, with product MAATLTTDPDYQAFCEERLQNPYPLLQRLREEDPVHWCEPMNLWLVTRYDDVFAGLRDPRLSSNRMKMYTQALENQQRQQVQPLLDHLSHWIILLDAPDHTRLRRLINQAFSPQMLKALRPRIEKQAAERLAHAAQGGKMDFHRDYCYPFPADVICEMMGIPSAHRNSYLEWSEGVMNFSTRGGPRLRGYAESANQALANLRIMFDELTAERRRVPQNDLLSALVAAEDQGDRLTHDELLALCVFLFIAGHETTTNVIANGMIGFFDNPEQFEKLKADIDGKVDGAVEEMLRYDNSVTRGVRQAKENITIRDTAIAAGDTVVLVLLSANRDPEQFPDPDRFDIERAPNKHVSFGWGPHFCIGGPLARIEMEITLREIVKQVPNIRRAGDRLHRRETMGVRALTELPVYC